A single region of the Saprospiraceae bacterium genome encodes:
- a CDS encoding sugar transferase: MYTGIKRLIDILISTLVLLILFPLFLPIIIGLRLTGEGEVFYFQKRVGYKNKPFYIWKFATMLKDSPNMGTGEITLRNDPRLTPMGKYLRLTKVNELPQIINVFKGDMSLVGPRPLTEKAFLAYPPDIQERIYNAKPGITGIGSIIFRDEEETISKSKQDPHVFYKAHIAPYKGKLELWYLQHKSTIVDLLLIFLTAWVIVSPKSTLYFQIFKDLPQASESLEKIKAQ, translated from the coding sequence ATGTACACAGGTATAAAACGACTCATCGACATCCTTATTTCCACCCTCGTTTTATTAATCCTATTCCCCCTTTTCCTACCCATCATTATCGGCTTAAGGTTAACCGGAGAAGGGGAAGTCTTTTATTTCCAGAAGCGGGTCGGCTATAAAAACAAGCCCTTCTATATCTGGAAATTTGCCACGATGCTTAAGGATAGTCCCAATATGGGCACCGGAGAAATAACCCTGCGCAATGACCCTCGACTCACGCCTATGGGCAAGTACCTTCGCCTTACCAAGGTAAATGAATTGCCGCAAATCATCAATGTTTTTAAAGGTGATATGAGCCTCGTAGGGCCAAGGCCACTGACAGAAAAGGCCTTCTTGGCCTATCCACCGGACATTCAGGAGCGTATTTACAATGCCAAACCCGGCATTACCGGTATTGGTTCCATTATCTTCAGAGATGAGGAAGAAACCATATCCAAGTCCAAACAAGATCCACATGTGTTTTATAAAGCCCACATTGCACCTTATAAAGGGAAATTGGAACTGTGGTATTTGCAACATAAATCCACTATTGTCGATCTTTTATTAATCTTCCTAACCGCCTGGGTGATCGTTTCCCCCAAGAGTACACTCTACTTCCAAATTTTCAAGGACCTTCCTCAGGCAAGTGAGTCGTTAGAAAAAATTAAAGCACAATGA